From a single Nitrogeniibacter mangrovi genomic region:
- the cybH gene encoding Ni/Fe-hydrogenase, b-type cytochrome subunit: MSHKTMADVTGVDDNAVAHATSIKSIYVYEAPVRIWHWINALAITVLCVTGYFIGSPLPSVPGEASAHFLMGYIRFTHFAAGYVLAVGLIGRAYWALVGNHHARELFSVPIFTLAYWRELLSMLKWYGFMRPYPNRYVGHNPLARISMVIGFLLMAVFMVVTGFALYGEGAQEGHWSHTVFTSWVLPLFGNSQNIHTWHHLGMWVIVCFVMLHVYAAIREDIMGRQSIISTMISGFRMFKN; the protein is encoded by the coding sequence ATGTCTCACAAAACCATGGCAGACGTCACGGGGGTGGACGACAACGCGGTGGCTCACGCCACCAGCATCAAGTCCATCTACGTGTATGAAGCGCCGGTGCGCATCTGGCACTGGATCAACGCCCTGGCGATCACGGTGCTGTGCGTCACCGGCTACTTCATCGGCTCCCCCTTGCCATCCGTGCCGGGGGAGGCCAGCGCCCACTTCCTGATGGGCTACATCCGCTTCACCCACTTCGCCGCCGGTTATGTGCTCGCGGTGGGGCTGATCGGACGGGCCTACTGGGCGCTGGTCGGCAACCACCATGCGCGCGAGCTGTTCAGCGTGCCCATCTTCACCCTGGCCTACTGGCGCGAGCTGCTCTCCATGCTCAAGTGGTACGGCTTCATGCGGCCCTATCCGAACCGCTACGTGGGGCACAATCCGCTGGCGCGCATCTCCATGGTGATCGGCTTCCTGCTCATGGCCGTGTTCATGGTGGTGACCGGTTTCGCGCTCTACGGCGAAGGCGCCCAGGAGGGGCACTGGAGCCACACGGTGTTCACCAGCTGGGTGCTGCCGCTGTTCGGCAACTCGCAGAACATCCACACCTGGCACCACCTGGGCATGTGGGTGATCGTCTGCTTTGTCATGCTGCATGTGTATGCCGCGATCCGGGAAGACATCATGGGGCGCCAGAGCATCATCAGCACCATGATCAGCGGCTTCCGGATGTTCAAGAACTGA